The Acipenser ruthenus chromosome 45, fAciRut3.2 maternal haplotype, whole genome shotgun sequence sequence gtatttactaagtaactactatgtaaatacacagtgattagagacacttcatgtacagTGTTGCCAGTGACGTCGTGCTGGGTTAATGTTCGTTTTACCTGGTCTTTCTTCAGTGTGATCTGAGCCAGCTCTCGATTCCCCACGAACGACCGGGTCACTTTGTAGACACGCTCGCTCGCTTTCACTCGGATGATATAGTTTGCCGGGAGGTAACCAGACTTCTCACCAATCTTACCCTGCAGCCGGCAAGCAAGGggaataaaacaagcaaaaagaTACGCTCGcgtcaaatattcaaacaaacattgtTCACAGATGCCAATATTATTGATTCCAGTAATTTGTAAACCTGCCAAAATAGatagggtctattttaatgtcCTTGACCACTGGGGTGGTTTATTGACCTGCTTATTAACATGAACACATACAACAACAAATACTGTATGGGTAAACAAAGGTTAAACATATATTGTGAACACACTTGAGAACACTGTGCCCAAGCTCAGCTGCAAGGTGGGATGATGTTTTCCAACTCAGGACACAGAGGAACAAGGAATTGATCAAGTGGGGTACAATGTACCCTGTGTAGAAGAGATGTATGCTCTGTGTCCGGAACAACATTGTGACTCCATGAGTTAGGAAAACAGACTGTCAGCAGAGTTCACAAAGCTCAGCTTCGTACACACACATTTAGGTAAGATATGTAAGACAGGCACTCATTAGTGCGAACGAGAAAAGCTACCTGAATCCTCTGCTGACAGACCATCTCTGTACCTGAGCTTTCTCCCAGGTAACTGATCGTTATCTATAGATTTCTGTTTATAACCAGGTGCCACACTGTTGTGTCTAACAATACATGTTTAAGATATAGATGCGTAACCTTTGactattggaatcaataaatggaaacttgCTATCACAGCAATCGGTATTGTGTGCGATCATTTGCAGACATCAAATTAATTAGTTTCCTTACAATATTGTAAAACGATGCCCGTGGAAAATCAGATTTATACATTTTAGAGTGATATTAAGATCAGCCTCTTTTCAGATTTAGATGAAtatattctcaaatatataactttaacattcataCGTATATAAATCTAAACCCACAATCCAATCCTTCAGTGATGATAATCATTACATAAGAGTACGATAAAAAAAGTCACTGCAGGCAGCCGGCAGCTATATATATCATAGATCTATTTTTGTAACTCATATGAATATATATGTATTAACCCCAGTGCAAAGTTGGACACCGAAGCCCACTACATCACCTGGAAGTTATAATTTAAGTGTTTTCAATTTCTTGTAAGTTCTGTAAcaattttcctttaaaaaaaaaaataaaaaaatttaaataaaagtacTGCACACAAATGCTTTTTGGCTATTCCTGTCCTTTGAATTATGGCGAGTTGCAGGGAATAGTATTTTCTCCGGAGACATTTATCTACAGCAGTGCAACGTATCAAGCAGCTAATGCAGaatttatgaaaataaatttCAAACACAAGTTCTTGAGAATCCTACCCTCCACCATTCCTCATTGGAATCATCAATCACTGTAATTCTGTCCCCTGCgctgcaaaaaaagaaatagatttatttagtatttttgtttttgtttgttttttttcacactccCCTGATTTCTGTAACACTATATTATTGCAGGCTCTGTTGTAATGCATACTGGTGCACGTTTCTTTttaaaacgaacaaaaaaaatacatccatCCAtaaggtctgaaatgtgcagttttgaaagaaacacatgttatattaagtctttttatttccatttccaactgtctccaccccttcaatggctcctttcctgttattaaccaaccagctgcttcccttattgactgacatgctttgaccagaagacactgctgaggtaaaatgagtaggaagtgcaagtgtagcCGATTCCTTGAAAGTAAGGCAAAGAAACTGAGAAATTTCTTTAGTCAAGTGGAGACCATTGATTTGTTGCCTGTTGTAACTACAAATGAACTATAGAGagacaaatatgtgttttgtaATTGAGAAATCTTGAATACAGTAGGTGTCAGTTTTAGGACACTGTATCCCCAGTCATGGTAATCCTAGGAGGTCGTGCTCAGAATAGACGGTCACCACTTACTGGAAGTCCAAGTCATCTTTCTCCAGAGCCTTGAATCGATAGAGAGCCAGGTAATAGTGAGACTGCGTGAACGCACCAGGTTGAGGTTTCTTGTGCtgagaaaacagaacaaaaagtCCTTTCAATAACCTCACAGTGCTGTGTTGGTTGTATTGGAAGTTTAATAGTATTTGATAAATGATTCACAGACAACACTATATATGAGTTGCTACCTGgtacagggatggaagtaagacttccattgcatagcagtttgatcaattgctggttttattatgagtttaacaagacacacctgagcttgttatctatgcactgtggctaatcaagctcatattgcaacctgtaatgggtgaaactgctatgcaataggacttttattttcatccctgtgTTGCCTAATTGCTTAATTGTCAAAACtaactccaatggtctagctgcaatttgaaaatgtaacctacagcaaaggtaccaggaatCAGCCGTTTGTGTTTTGGGGACCAGCAATAATGCTAACAAATCTtctaagaggtaagaaaattaaTTTGAAGGCTTTGGCACTAGCACTCCTTTAAATGAACATCATcatcgtcattattattattattattattattattattattattattaatattaccttGTCATCCGTTGGTGCTTTATCTCCTTTTTTGTCTGCCTCAGGGTTACCTGCGAGAAAATTAACACAGTTCATATCTTCGTGAGATGTATAGGAAAATATGAACATTGTGCTGGCTCACTAACTATCTATTGTTTATACCTAGTGACCATTTTAACATGTCTAACATTAATCTCATCTTATGAGACTTGGAATCAATACATGGAATACTGTTTATGTTCAATCACGAGTCAATCTCGTATTAATTATACTTTATTAATTAATCAATATTATAAACGCAAGAAACTAAAAAATCAGCAGGCTTACAGATGCTTGCAACCTAAATAACATATTCAAAAAGGACCATCAGGATCAGCTGCTGTCCCTTTAGCAGGCCCTCACCTCCTTCTGCCTTCCCTTCCTCAGGCTTGGGTGCTGCCTCTTCCTCCTCCATCATCGCCATCATCATCTACAGAGCAGAGGAAAGGAAACTCACTGCAGCGCCAGCAAACAAATCCGTGTAAACTCCTTAAATAACAAGTCAAGCAATATGACTAAACGTGTCCGGATTCTCCATGCGAAGCTCTGCAATTGAATTCAAGGTTGTAATCGTCACATACTTTTAATTCAGGGTTTAGGATGGATTGTCAAAATAAGACAAAAGAGACTCTTACCAGCGTGGCCTGTTagggtttgtatttttgttttcgcTGAGTAGTAACTGTATTGCAAAGGGTGCCAGTTAGTTCCACTGGTCGGACAGTCACAGAGGCTTCTCTCAGTGGACGTTACCTACTTACATTTTTCTTGTCGTCTGAATCTTTTTTCCTTTCCTTGTTCGCCATTATGACTCCCACTCTCAGGGTCTCAAAGACCGGGTCTGACCTGTTAGACTGAGCTGAAGACAGACAGGCAAGTTGACATTAATGCAAATTGCAGGTGATGCCTTTTAATATCACTGCAAATGGACTGAGCAAAAATACTTTAAAGTCAGAGATGCGCTTGAGTGCAGTATTGTTATTCTATGATGCACATGTATTATAACACCGcaattgcttctgttgttttgatttgttgtgaatacataatcaaaccactgtaactgaaaaatcttggaaaattgtcactATAGGCAAATTAGTCTAatgtaattgatgactttaataggccacacatgcaattcatttaaaatagtaagagaaaatgaacacatagCCACACCTGACAAAATGCagaagactttttagaagttgtttaagacgtctaattaaagcacaaagtggtctaacattttcacacatggaGTGCCTATTGCTTCTCtgtcactgattactgaccaaaGTAGTTAGTCCAAGTCTGCAAAAATGTGCAATAATACTCTGTGCAGGCTTGTCAGTGCGCCGCCTCTAGTCTGGCTCAGCAGTTCGTACTCACAG is a genomic window containing:
- the LOC131720909 gene encoding SH3 and cysteine-rich domain-containing protein 3-like isoform X2; its protein translation is MMEKEPLDPHAPPPGETNDTTVFFVYEEEYEDEDEEDDQPPAEPVKPVNNKPHKFKDHYLKKPKFCDVCARMIVLNNKFGLRCKNCKTNIHHHCQSFVEMQECFGKIPPGFRRAYSSPLYSNQQNACVTELLPFSQSNRSDPVFETLRVGVIMANKERKKDSDDKKNMMMAMMEEEEAAPKPEEGKAEGGNPEADKKGDKAPTDDKHKKPQPGAFTQSHYYLALYRFKALEKDDLDFHAGDRITVIDDSNEEWWRGKIGEKSGYLPANYIIRVKASERVYKVTRSFVGNRELAQITLKKDQIVVKKGEELNGYMKVSTGRKLGFFPADLLQEI